A window from Longimicrobiales bacterium encodes these proteins:
- a CDS encoding M48 family metalloprotease, whose amino-acid sequence MRRMWAGAVLGTALFAAGCATNPVTGRTELALISESQEIAMGQQAAADVEASIGVVDDAELNAYVQRVGESLARESERPDLPWRFRVVDDPTPNAFALPGGFIYITRGMLSLMENEAELAGVLGHEIGHVTARHSVQMISRQQLAQIGLIAGMILVPEIAQFGDLAGTGLQLLFLSYGRDAERQADELGYRYSLQQNYDVREMPDIFVSLARSSELAGQSPLPSWLSSHPLPQERIERLSAMLEELPPGQRNVEAADYFDQIDGLVYGNNPRHGYFQGATFLHPELRFRLEFPRGFRLANLTSAVQAISEQQDAAIQFTFAQGSAAQAASAFRQQQGIRTGQPRSERINNFPAVIVPFEAQTEGGAIAGYAAYIEDGQRTYQLLTYSAAQNIRAYENAFLQTIGSYQRVSDPSVLNAQPERIDAVRLSSSMTFNEFMRRYPSGIDADELALINQVTNLSAQLPAGSWVKRVQ is encoded by the coding sequence ATGCGACGGATGTGGGCAGGCGCAGTGCTCGGGACAGCGCTCTTCGCGGCGGGCTGCGCGACGAACCCCGTGACCGGGCGGACGGAGCTGGCGCTCATCAGCGAGAGCCAGGAGATCGCGATGGGCCAGCAGGCGGCGGCGGACGTGGAAGCGTCGATCGGCGTCGTCGACGATGCGGAGCTGAACGCCTATGTGCAGCGCGTGGGCGAATCGCTCGCCCGTGAGTCGGAACGCCCGGACCTGCCGTGGCGGTTCCGGGTGGTGGACGACCCCACGCCGAACGCGTTCGCGCTGCCGGGCGGGTTCATCTATATCACGCGCGGCATGCTCTCGTTGATGGAGAACGAGGCAGAGCTCGCCGGTGTGCTCGGCCATGAGATCGGGCACGTCACGGCGCGCCACTCCGTGCAGATGATCAGCCGGCAGCAGCTGGCGCAGATCGGACTGATCGCCGGGATGATCCTGGTCCCCGAGATCGCCCAGTTCGGCGACCTCGCCGGCACCGGGCTCCAGCTCCTGTTCCTCAGCTACGGTCGCGACGCCGAACGCCAGGCCGACGAGCTCGGCTACCGCTACTCGCTCCAGCAGAACTACGACGTACGCGAGATGCCGGACATCTTCGTGTCGCTCGCGCGTTCGTCCGAGCTCGCAGGCCAGAGTCCGCTGCCGAGCTGGCTGTCCTCCCACCCGCTGCCGCAGGAGCGCATCGAGAGACTGAGCGCAATGCTGGAAGAGCTGCCGCCCGGCCAGCGCAACGTCGAAGCAGCCGACTACTTCGATCAGATCGACGGGCTGGTGTACGGCAACAACCCGCGCCACGGCTACTTCCAGGGCGCCACGTTCCTGCACCCCGAGCTGCGCTTCCGGCTCGAGTTCCCGCGGGGCTTCCGGCTCGCGAACCTGACGTCAGCGGTGCAGGCGATCAGCGAGCAGCAGGACGCCGCGATCCAGTTCACGTTTGCACAGGGCAGCGCCGCGCAGGCGGCCAGCGCGTTCCGGCAGCAGCAGGGGATCCGCACCGGGCAGCCGCGCAGCGAGCGCATCAACAACTTCCCGGCCGTGATCGTGCCCTTCGAGGCGCAGACGGAGGGGGGCGCGATCGCCGGCTACGCGGCCTACATCGAGGACGGCCAGCGCACCTACCAGCTGCTGACCTACTCCGCAGCGCAGAACATCCGTGCCTACGAGAACGCCTTCCTGCAGACGATCGGCAGCTACCAGCGCGTGAGCGATCCGTCCGTGCTGAACGCCCAGCCGGAGCGGATCGACGCCGTCCGCCTCTCGTCCTCGATGACGTTCAACGAGTTCATGCGACGCTATCCGTCCGGCATCGACGCGGACGAGCTCGCGCTGATCAACCAGGTGACGAACCTGTCAGCGCAGCTCCCGGCCGGGTCGTGGGTGAAGCGGGTGCAGTAG
- a CDS encoding cytochrome c oxidase assembly protein, which yields MVSTLALLHGVAGEFSWTRWELHPSILIGCGLLLAGYAALVGPLREKHRLGPPVSQAQVLYWTSGVVVMFVSLNGPIHDLSDYFLFSAHMVQHMLLMLIMPPLLLLGLPSWSLDPILRNPRVRATAALLVHPLVAFAIYNAVFTGWHFPRFYNWALEDHAVHIVQHLMFMVAAVIMWWPVVSPAPQLRPTTTPIRLLYLFALGIPMSIVSAIITLSTVVLYPFYGEAPRVFESLNALEDQQLGGLIMWVPGALVFWGAISIVFLRWAKREEREDWAEQEMLAAGRSGA from the coding sequence ATGGTTTCCACACTTGCGCTGCTCCACGGCGTTGCGGGCGAGTTCTCCTGGACGCGCTGGGAGCTGCACCCCAGCATCCTGATCGGCTGCGGCCTGCTGCTCGCCGGTTACGCAGCACTGGTCGGCCCGCTCCGCGAGAAGCACCGCCTGGGGCCGCCCGTCAGCCAGGCGCAGGTGCTCTACTGGACGAGCGGCGTCGTCGTGATGTTCGTGTCCCTCAACGGTCCGATTCACGACCTCAGCGACTATTTCCTGTTCAGCGCGCACATGGTGCAGCACATGCTGCTCATGCTGATCATGCCGCCGCTGCTGCTGCTCGGGCTGCCCAGCTGGTCGCTGGATCCGATCCTGCGCAACCCGCGCGTGCGGGCGACCGCCGCCCTGCTGGTGCATCCGCTGGTCGCGTTCGCAATCTACAACGCGGTGTTCACCGGCTGGCACTTCCCGCGCTTCTACAACTGGGCACTCGAGGACCACGCCGTCCACATCGTGCAGCACCTCATGTTCATGGTGGCAGCGGTGATCATGTGGTGGCCCGTGGTGAGCCCGGCGCCGCAGCTCCGGCCGACCACGACGCCGATCCGGCTGCTCTACCTGTTCGCTCTCGGCATTCCGATGTCGATCGTCTCGGCGATCATCACGCTGTCGACCGTCGTGCTGTACCCGTTCTACGGCGAGGCGCCGCGCGTGTTCGAGTCGCTGAACGCGCTCGAGGATCAGCAGCTCGGAGGGCTCATCATGTGGGTGCCGGGCGCCCTGGTCTTCTGGGGTGCGATCTCGATCGTCTTCCTGCGCTGGGCGAAGCGGGAGGAGCGCGAGGACTGGGCGGAGCAGGAGATGCTCGCCGCGGGCCGCTCGGGCGCCTGA
- a CDS encoding MFS transporter, which translates to MTERTQHGGAGALLHRLVDIRPGEVRAALLSGAYFFFVLTSYYILRPIRDEMGAAGGVENLPWLFTGTLAGMLLAQPLFAGLVARLPRRRFIPLTYRFFMLNLLLFFLALRAMPESQHVWVGRVFFIWASVFNLFVVSVFWGFMADLFRREQGKRLFGFIGLGGTTGAITGAGLTAFFVERVGSINMLIVSLVFLELAVWCVLALGREAREPRAEPEPGAESQDSDRVIGGSIWAGVTHVMRSPYLLGICLYMLLFTVGSTFLYIAQADIINQHFTDRDQRTAFFASLDLAVNVLTLLTQAFLTGRILKWLGVAVTLALLPTLSVLGFFALGAAPTLGIFVAFQVLRRAGNYAVARPTREVLFTVVPREEKYKAKSFIDTFVYRVGDQVGAWSYAGLLAFGLSLSAISFTAVPISAAWLGISLWLGRRNAVMRDARETPAPAHTPAPANT; encoded by the coding sequence ATGACGGAGAGGACGCAGCACGGCGGCGCGGGAGCGCTGCTGCACCGACTCGTCGACATCCGCCCCGGTGAAGTTCGCGCTGCACTGCTCTCGGGCGCCTACTTCTTCTTTGTCCTCACCAGCTACTACATCCTCAGGCCGATCCGTGACGAGATGGGCGCCGCCGGCGGTGTCGAGAACCTGCCCTGGCTGTTCACGGGCACGCTCGCCGGCATGCTGCTCGCCCAGCCGCTGTTCGCCGGGCTCGTCGCACGGCTGCCGCGCAGGCGCTTCATCCCGCTGACGTACCGCTTCTTCATGCTGAACCTGCTGCTGTTCTTCCTGGCACTGCGGGCCATGCCGGAATCGCAGCACGTCTGGGTCGGCCGCGTTTTCTTCATCTGGGCGAGCGTCTTCAACCTGTTCGTCGTCTCGGTCTTCTGGGGCTTCATGGCGGACCTGTTCCGCCGCGAGCAGGGCAAGCGGCTGTTCGGCTTCATCGGGCTGGGCGGGACGACCGGCGCAATCACGGGCGCGGGGCTGACGGCGTTCTTCGTCGAGCGGGTCGGCTCGATCAACATGCTGATCGTGTCGCTGGTGTTCCTGGAGCTGGCCGTCTGGTGCGTGCTGGCGCTCGGCCGCGAGGCGCGCGAGCCACGCGCGGAGCCGGAGCCGGGTGCGGAGTCGCAGGACAGTGATCGCGTGATCGGCGGCTCGATCTGGGCGGGCGTCACGCACGTGATGCGATCGCCATACCTGCTCGGGATCTGTCTCTACATGCTGCTGTTCACTGTCGGCAGCACCTTCCTGTACATCGCGCAGGCGGACATCATCAACCAGCACTTCACCGACCGAGACCAGCGTACCGCCTTCTTCGCGTCGCTCGACCTCGCGGTCAACGTGCTGACGCTGCTGACACAGGCGTTTCTGACGGGGCGCATCCTGAAGTGGCTGGGCGTCGCAGTCACGCTGGCCCTGCTGCCGACACTCTCCGTGCTCGGCTTTTTCGCGCTGGGCGCAGCACCGACTCTCGGGATCTTCGTCGCGTTCCAGGTGCTGCGGCGTGCGGGCAACTACGCAGTCGCACGACCGACGCGCGAGGTGCTGTTCACGGTCGTGCCACGCGAGGAGAAGTACAAGGCGAAGTCGTTCATCGACACCTTCGTCTACCGCGTCGGCGACCAGGTCGGCGCATGGTCGTACGCGGGGCTGCTCGCTTTCGGACTGAGCCTGAGCGCGATCTCGTTCACCGCCGTGCCGATCTCCGCCGCGTGGCTCGGCATCTCCCTCTGGCTCGGCCGCCGCAACGCGGTCATGCGCGATGCGCGCGAAACACCGGCACCGGCACACACGCCGGCGCCGGCAAACACCTGA
- a CDS encoding heme-copper oxidase subunit III, with product MAQTDAHALHPPTSTGLNTWKLGFWVFLSSETLFFGSFIATYMVYKSASVVGPFPTEILDIPLTSISTFVLLMSSLAVVVGLDGIQKGKRKQALAGLFTTVLLGALFLGFQAYEFTHFYHAGLTLQTNLFGSSFFILTGFHGAHVSIGIIWLFILFMDILRGPMVPEKHALQVEVAGLYWHFVDIVWIVIFTLIYLLA from the coding sequence ATGGCACAGACTGACGCACACGCGCTCCACCCTCCGACATCGACGGGGCTGAACACCTGGAAGCTGGGGTTCTGGGTGTTCCTGTCGTCGGAGACGCTGTTCTTCGGGTCGTTCATCGCGACCTACATGGTATACAAGTCCGCGAGCGTGGTCGGGCCGTTCCCGACCGAGATCCTCGACATCCCGCTGACGTCGATCAGCACGTTCGTGCTGCTGATGTCGTCACTCGCGGTGGTGGTCGGGCTGGACGGGATCCAGAAGGGGAAGCGGAAGCAGGCGCTTGCCGGGCTGTTCACGACGGTGCTGCTGGGCGCGCTCTTCCTGGGCTTCCAGGCGTACGAGTTCACGCACTTCTACCATGCCGGGCTGACGCTGCAGACGAACCTGTTCGGCTCATCGTTCTTCATCCTGACCGGCTTCCACGGCGCGCACGTCTCGATCGGGATCATCTGGCTGTTCATCCTGTTCATGGACATCCTGCGCGGCCCGATGGTGCCGGAGAAGCACGCGTTGCAGGTGGAGGTGGCGGGCCTGTACTGGCACTTCGTCGACATCGTCTGGATCGTGATCTTCACGCTCATCTACCTGCTGGCGTAG
- the ctaD gene encoding cytochrome c oxidase subunit I, with protein MATIEAHAPAHAHAGPARPTGIRDWLSTVDHKKIGLLYGVTALFFFLVGGIEALLIRIQLAKPENAFINPDLYNQIFTMHGTTMVFLVGMPIAVAMFNYFVPLQIGARDVAFPRLNALSYWIFLFGAIFMNMSFLFGAAPNGGWFGYANLSSTQYSPGLNMDFWGLGLQILGVASIMGGVNFITTIINMRAPGMRMMRVPLFSWMALVTSFLMITALPVLAVALFLMTFDRFWGTRFFDVAAGGDPVIWQHLFWMFGHPEVYILILPAFGIVSEIIPTNSRKPLFGYAVMVYSGVLIGIIGWGVWAHHMFATGMGPIADAFFTISTMIIAIPTGVKIFNWVATMWGGKIRFNTAMLYAVGMVATFTIGGISGVMHATSPHNLQQTDTYFVVAHFHYVLVGGLILAIFGSFYHWFPKITGRMMDERLGKANFWIYFIGFNLTFMPMHWIGLLGMPRRIFTYGSDLNLAGLNQLATAGAFIQAIGVILLVVNIVKSAKRGVKAGPNPWGAATLEWATESPPREYNFAKIPTVHSREPLWVEAEQIERDARGEPEPMHMPPNSYWPLFTAVGVTLTCVLFMAPSWWEPLIGLAWTFIGVVNWAYEPT; from the coding sequence ATGGCGACGATCGAAGCACACGCGCCAGCACATGCGCATGCGGGGCCGGCGCGGCCGACGGGAATCAGGGACTGGCTCTCGACGGTCGATCACAAGAAGATCGGGCTCCTCTACGGTGTCACGGCGCTCTTCTTCTTCCTGGTCGGCGGTATCGAGGCGCTGCTGATCCGGATCCAGCTGGCAAAGCCGGAAAACGCGTTCATCAATCCGGATCTGTACAACCAGATCTTCACGATGCACGGCACGACGATGGTGTTCCTCGTCGGCATGCCGATCGCCGTGGCGATGTTCAACTACTTCGTGCCGCTCCAGATCGGCGCACGCGACGTCGCGTTCCCGCGACTGAACGCGCTGTCGTACTGGATCTTCCTGTTCGGCGCGATCTTCATGAACATGAGCTTCCTGTTCGGCGCCGCGCCGAACGGGGGCTGGTTCGGTTACGCGAACCTGTCGTCGACGCAGTACTCGCCCGGGCTGAACATGGACTTCTGGGGGCTCGGCCTGCAGATCCTGGGCGTCGCGTCGATCATGGGTGGTGTCAACTTCATCACGACGATCATCAACATGCGGGCGCCCGGCATGCGCATGATGCGTGTGCCGCTGTTCAGCTGGATGGCGCTGGTCACGAGCTTCCTGATGATCACGGCGCTGCCCGTGCTCGCGGTCGCGCTGTTCCTGATGACGTTCGACCGCTTCTGGGGCACGCGCTTCTTCGACGTCGCGGCAGGTGGTGACCCGGTCATCTGGCAGCACCTGTTCTGGATGTTCGGGCATCCCGAGGTGTACATCCTGATCCTGCCCGCGTTCGGCATCGTCAGCGAGATCATCCCGACCAACTCGCGCAAGCCGCTGTTCGGCTACGCCGTGATGGTGTACTCCGGTGTGCTGATCGGCATCATCGGCTGGGGCGTGTGGGCGCACCACATGTTCGCGACCGGCATGGGCCCGATCGCCGACGCGTTCTTCACGATCTCGACGATGATCATCGCGATCCCGACGGGCGTGAAGATCTTCAACTGGGTAGCGACCATGTGGGGCGGCAAGATCCGCTTCAACACGGCGATGCTGTACGCGGTCGGGATGGTGGCGACGTTCACGATCGGCGGCATCTCGGGCGTCATGCACGCGACGTCGCCGCACAACCTGCAGCAGACGGACACGTACTTCGTCGTCGCGCACTTCCACTACGTGCTGGTCGGCGGGCTGATCCTCGCGATCTTCGGCTCGTTCTATCACTGGTTCCCGAAGATCACGGGCCGGATGATGGACGAGCGGCTCGGCAAGGCGAACTTCTGGATCTACTTCATCGGCTTCAACCTGACGTTCATGCCGATGCACTGGATCGGGCTGCTCGGCATGCCGCGCCGCATCTTCACGTACGGCAGCGACCTGAACCTCGCGGGGCTGAACCAGCTCGCGACCGCGGGCGCGTTCATCCAGGCGATCGGCGTCATTCTCCTGGTCGTCAACATCGTGAAGAGTGCGAAGCGCGGCGTGAAGGCCGGCCCGAACCCGTGGGGCGCCGCAACGCTCGAGTGGGCGACCGAGTCGCCGCCGCGCGAGTACAACTTCGCGAAGATCCCGACGGTGCACAGCCGCGAGCCGCTCTGGGTCGAGGCGGAGCAGATCGAGCGCGACGCGCGTGGCGAGCCCGAGCCGATGCACATGCCGCCCAACTCCTACTGGCCGCTGTTCACGGCGGTCGGCGTCACGCTGACGTGCGTGCTGTTCATGGCGCCGTCCTGGTGGGAGCCGCTGATCGGGCTGGCATGGACGTTCATCGGTGTGGTCAACTGGGCGTACGAGCCGACGTAG
- the ggt gene encoding gamma-glutamyltransferase, whose amino-acid sequence MKETTATGRRSRTRSRAGLLLLPALLLSPLAGCAPTAAPERPTAAAGFTAGDPAGGVPAVAQHGMVVSASALASEVGAQVLREGGNAIDAAIATGFALAVTYPTAGNIGGGGFMVIRFADGRTTTFDFREKAPLAADSMMFVDSTGEYSYDIHHRSHLAVGVPGTVAGFALAHERYGSSEWSSLVEPAVALARDGFQLPQGLARSLAGVLDNMAPYAASVQQFSRDGTPYREGELFRQPDLGRTLQRIADHGRDGFYRGETARLIAEDMRRNGGIITERDLELYQAQERAPIRGSYRGYDVIGMPPPSSGGIAVVEMLNILEGYELAEMGHNSPAYLHHLAEAMRRAFRDRAQYVADTDFFDVPIDRLTSKEYAAGLRRTIDPQRATPSSVEDLVADAESEHTTHYSVVDAEGNAVSVTYTLEQGYGSKITVPGAGFLLNNEMGDFNAKPGLTTETGLIGTRPNLARPQQRMLSSMTPTILERDGRLFAVIGSPGGRTIINTVLQVVLNVIEFDMNVQEAVNAPRIHHQWLPDVLRIEEAGGDPALVRALEAMGHEVSARGRQGTAHSIVVLPDGAISGAPDPRDADAGAAGY is encoded by the coding sequence ATGAAGGAAACGACTGCCACCGGCAGGCGCAGCCGTACGCGTTCCCGCGCCGGCCTGCTGCTCCTGCCTGCACTGCTCCTGTCCCCGCTCGCCGGCTGCGCGCCCACGGCCGCACCGGAACGCCCCACCGCTGCCGCCGGTTTCACAGCCGGCGATCCTGCGGGCGGCGTGCCTGCGGTCGCGCAGCACGGCATGGTCGTGTCCGCCAGCGCACTCGCGTCAGAGGTCGGCGCACAGGTGCTGCGCGAAGGTGGCAATGCGATCGACGCCGCCATCGCGACCGGCTTCGCCCTGGCAGTCACCTACCCGACGGCCGGCAACATCGGCGGCGGCGGATTCATGGTGATCCGCTTCGCGGACGGACGCACGACCACCTTCGACTTCCGCGAAAAGGCACCGCTCGCAGCGGACTCGATGATGTTCGTCGACTCGACCGGGGAATACAGCTACGACATCCACCACCGCAGCCACCTCGCCGTGGGTGTGCCCGGCACCGTCGCAGGCTTCGCGCTCGCGCACGAGCGCTACGGCAGCAGCGAGTGGAGCTCACTGGTCGAGCCAGCGGTTGCGCTGGCCCGCGACGGCTTCCAGTTGCCGCAGGGACTCGCACGCTCACTCGCGGGCGTGCTCGACAACATGGCGCCCTATGCCGCCAGCGTGCAGCAGTTCTCCAGGGACGGGACGCCGTACCGGGAGGGCGAGCTGTTCCGCCAGCCGGACCTCGGCCGCACGCTGCAGCGGATCGCGGACCACGGACGCGACGGCTTCTACCGCGGCGAGACCGCCCGTCTCATCGCGGAGGACATGCGCCGCAACGGCGGGATCATCACCGAGCGCGACCTCGAGCTGTACCAGGCGCAGGAGCGCGCCCCGATCCGGGGGAGCTACCGTGGTTACGACGTGATCGGCATGCCGCCGCCGTCCAGCGGCGGCATCGCGGTGGTCGAGATGCTGAACATCCTCGAGGGCTATGAGCTCGCGGAGATGGGCCACAACTCGCCCGCCTACCTGCACCACCTCGCCGAAGCGATGCGCCGCGCGTTCCGCGACCGCGCGCAGTACGTCGCCGACACCGACTTCTTCGACGTGCCGATCGACCGGCTCACGAGCAAGGAGTACGCTGCCGGGCTGCGTCGCACCATCGATCCGCAGCGCGCGACGCCGTCGAGCGTGGAGGACCTCGTCGCCGACGCGGAAAGCGAGCACACCACGCACTACTCGGTCGTCGACGCGGAGGGCAACGCCGTCTCGGTGACATACACGCTGGAGCAGGGCTACGGCTCCAAGATCACCGTGCCGGGCGCGGGCTTCCTGCTCAACAACGAGATGGGCGACTTCAACGCGAAGCCGGGGCTGACCACCGAGACCGGGCTGATCGGCACCCGCCCCAACCTGGCGCGCCCGCAGCAGCGCATGCTGTCCAGCATGACCCCGACGATCCTGGAACGGGATGGCCGGCTGTTCGCCGTGATCGGCAGCCCGGGCGGTCGCACCATCATCAACACGGTGCTGCAGGTCGTGCTGAACGTGATCGAGTTCGACATGAACGTGCAGGAGGCCGTGAACGCCCCGCGCATCCATCACCAGTGGCTCCCTGACGTGCTGCGGATCGAGGAAGCGGGCGGTGATCCGGCGCTGGTCCGCGCACTGGAGGCGATGGGCCACGAAGTGAGCGCACGCGGGCGACAGGGCACGGCGCACTCGATCGTGGTGCTGCCTGACGGTGCGATCAGTGGCGCGCCGGATCCGCGGGACGCGGACGCGGGGGCGGCGGGGTACTAG
- a CDS encoding NAD-dependent epimerase/dehydratase family protein, with protein sequence MSTRRNFLRTTAAAGAGAALGGAILPQATSAATVRSHSSDVAPQRASAPLDILILGGTGFTGPHQVRYAVGRGHRVTVFNRGQRQADLPDGVEHLQGDRNARDGLAALRGERRWDVVIDNPTTLPHWVRDAGEVLRDRTSQYVFISTISVYADTSRAGMDENTPLAQYQGADPLSETMESFRQNVGALYGPLKAASEREAERWFPGKTTVIRPGLIVGPGDESDRFTYWPVRVARGGTVMAPGTPADPVQIIDARDLAEWTIRMAEQRATGIYNATGPRAPLSIAEMLHGIRASQSGDNVVRFEWVPQDFLDEHEVHGWSHMPVWVPVRDDNAGFARVSIERAVEKGLTFRPLALTARDTLEWFRTLPAERQAELRAGLPAEREVEVLRAWEARKTG encoded by the coding sequence GTGAGCACACGCAGAAACTTCCTCCGGACCACGGCAGCGGCCGGCGCGGGCGCCGCACTCGGCGGTGCCATCCTGCCGCAGGCGACGTCGGCCGCGACCGTCCGTTCCCACAGCAGCGACGTCGCGCCGCAACGGGCCAGCGCACCGCTCGACATCCTGATCCTCGGTGGCACCGGCTTCACGGGGCCCCACCAGGTGCGCTATGCGGTGGGGCGTGGGCACCGCGTGACCGTCTTCAACCGCGGCCAGCGCCAGGCGGATCTGCCCGACGGCGTCGAGCACCTGCAGGGCGATCGCAACGCGCGCGACGGACTGGCCGCGCTGCGCGGGGAGCGCAGGTGGGACGTCGTCATCGACAACCCGACCACGCTGCCACACTGGGTACGCGACGCCGGCGAGGTTCTGCGCGACCGCACCAGCCAGTACGTCTTCATCTCCACCATCTCCGTGTACGCGGACACGAGCCGCGCCGGCATGGATGAGAACACGCCGCTGGCCCAGTACCAGGGCGCGGACCCGCTCAGTGAGACCATGGAGTCGTTCCGCCAGAATGTCGGCGCGCTGTATGGCCCGCTCAAGGCGGCATCGGAACGCGAGGCGGAACGCTGGTTCCCGGGGAAGACGACCGTCATCCGCCCCGGCCTGATCGTGGGACCGGGCGACGAGTCGGATCGCTTCACGTACTGGCCGGTGCGCGTCGCGCGCGGCGGAACCGTCATGGCGCCGGGCACACCTGCCGATCCCGTCCAGATCATCGATGCCCGCGATCTGGCCGAGTGGACGATCCGCATGGCCGAGCAGCGGGCGACCGGCATCTACAACGCGACCGGCCCGCGTGCACCGCTCTCGATCGCCGAGATGCTCCATGGCATCCGCGCCTCGCAGAGCGGCGACAACGTCGTGCGCTTCGAGTGGGTGCCGCAGGACTTCCTGGACGAGCACGAGGTCCACGGCTGGTCGCACATGCCTGTATGGGTGCCGGTGCGCGACGACAATGCGGGATTTGCGCGCGTGAGCATCGAGCGCGCGGTGGAGAAGGGACTGACGTTCCGTCCCCTCGCACTCACGGCCCGCGACACGCTGGAGTGGTTCCGGACGCTACCCGCCGAGCGGCAGGCAGAGCTGCGTGCCGGGCTGCCCGCGGAGCGCGAAGTCGAGGTGCTGCGCGCCTGGGAGGCGCGGAAGACGGGCTGA
- a CDS encoding cytochrome C oxidase subunit IV family protein, with translation MAQETHQVEHAHAEGGHASLRTYVIIGVILTVVTAIEVAISYIPAMEPVEVPLLLALSFAKFMLVVLFYMHLKFDSKIFSRVFYGLSLLAALLISGLLLFHVVLGEYRT, from the coding sequence ATGGCGCAGGAAACACATCAGGTCGAGCACGCGCACGCCGAGGGCGGGCACGCGAGCCTGCGGACGTACGTCATCATCGGTGTGATCCTCACCGTCGTGACGGCGATCGAGGTCGCGATCTCCTACATCCCGGCGATGGAGCCGGTCGAGGTGCCGCTGCTGCTGGCACTGTCGTTCGCGAAGTTCATGCTGGTGGTGCTCTTCTACATGCACCTGAAGTTCGACAGCAAGATCTTCTCGCGGGTGTTCTACGGTCTGTCACTGCTGGCGGCGCTCCTGATTTCGGGGCTGCTGCTCTTCCATGTCGTGCTGGGCGAGTACCGGACCTAG
- a CDS encoding peptidylprolyl isomerase, with product MHLPLRLVPALLLVAAACGGSGSRGEANPVLLQPGDTMFDVQAPDKFRARFTTTEGEFTIEVYRDWAPRGADRFFNLVRSGYYDGTRFFRVVPGFMAQFGLHGDPEIEQAWRAESLQDDPVVQSNRRGTIAFAMAGPDTRSTQVFINYRDNEALDGAGFAPFGRVVDGMMIVDRLNGAYGELAPEGRGPDERRLAMEGEEYLRREFADLDRIERAEIVEPGN from the coding sequence ATGCATCTGCCTCTGCGCCTGGTTCCTGCCCTGCTGCTGGTTGCTGCTGCATGCGGCGGATCCGGCTCGCGCGGCGAAGCGAATCCCGTCCTGCTGCAGCCGGGCGACACGATGTTCGATGTGCAGGCGCCGGATAAGTTCCGGGCGCGCTTCACGACCACGGAAGGCGAGTTCACGATCGAGGTCTACCGGGACTGGGCGCCGCGCGGCGCGGACCGGTTCTTCAACCTCGTGCGATCCGGCTACTACGACGGCACCCGCTTCTTCCGCGTGGTGCCGGGCTTCATGGCGCAGTTCGGCCTGCATGGTGACCCCGAGATCGAGCAGGCGTGGCGCGCGGAGTCGCTGCAGGATGATCCCGTCGTGCAGAGCAACCGCCGTGGCACGATCGCGTTCGCGATGGCCGGGCCGGACACACGCTCGACGCAGGTGTTCATCAACTACCGCGACAATGAAGCGCTCGATGGGGCGGGCTTCGCGCCGTTCGGCCGTGTCGTCGACGGGATGATGATCGTCGACCGGCTGAACGGCGCCTACGGTGAGCTCGCTCCGGAGGGCCGCGGTCCCGACGAGCGTCGCCTCGCCATGGAGGGCGAGGAGTACCTGCGCCGGGAGTTCGCGGATCTGGACCGGATCGAGCGGGCCGAAATCGTGGAGCCCGGGAACTGA